One part of the Rutidosis leptorrhynchoides isolate AG116_Rl617_1_P2 chromosome 1, CSIRO_AGI_Rlap_v1, whole genome shotgun sequence genome encodes these proteins:
- the LOC139864102 gene encoding putative L-ascorbate peroxidase 6, which yields MAVTGFLYFHPFAPKLKFPPEIRRKIQCGCISSSVRPEISSTSSSSTIVPDINEDNVSISFGRRLMISMITCVLPLPKLMPNSDVNANASDDLVLLQEEIRKVLSKGKAAGVLRLVFHDAGTYEINDDSGGMNGSISYELDRPENKGLKKSLKIVLEAKNIVEEKQPAVSLADMIAVAGAEAVFLCGGPKIPVRLGRLDSMVPDPEGNLPEETLDALGLKQSFQKKGFSTQELVALSGAHTLGSKGFGSPIIFDNAYYKVLLEKPWLSSGMTSMVGLPSDRTLVEDDECLRWISKYAEDQDLFFEDFKNAYIKLVSSGAKWKHDL from the exons ATGGCGGTCACCGGCTTCCTCTACTTTCATCCCTTCGCTCCAAAATTGAAATTTCCGCCTGAAATTCGACGGAAAATTCAATGCGGTTGCATCAGCTCCTCCGTTAGACCGGAAATTTCATCCACTTCTTCATCCTCTACCATCGTTCCTGATATAA ATGAGGATAATGTTAGCATTTCATTTGGTAGGAGACTGATGATTTCTATGATCACATGTGTTTTGCCCCTGCCTAAATTAATGCCAAATTCTGATGTTAATGCTAATGCTTCAGA TGATCTAGTATTGTTACAGGAAGAGATAAGAAAAGTATTGTCTAAGGGTAAGGCTGCCGGTGTCCTTCGTTTGGTTTTTCATGATGCGGGAACATACGAAATCAATGATGATTCGG GTGGTATGAATGGCTCTATATCTTATGAACTTGATAGACCTGAAAATAAAGGTCTTAAGAAATCGTTAAAG ATTGTTCTGGAAGCTAAAAATATAGTGGAAGAGAAACAGCCAGCAG TGTCTTTGGCTGATATGATTGCTGTGGCTGGAGCCGAAGCTGTATTTTTATGTGGAGGTCCAAAAATCCCAGTTCGATTAGGTAGATTAGACTCGAT GGTACCTGATCCTGAGGGAAATTTGCCAGAAGAAACACTAGACGCCTTAGGGCTGAAGCAGAGTTTCCAAAAGAAAGGTTTTTC AACACAAGAACTTGTAGCATTATCTGGTGCTCATACTCTTGGAAGCAAAGGTTTTGGAAGTCCAATTATCTTTGATAATGCGTACTATAAAGTACTATTAGAGAAACCATGGCTATCTTCAG GAATGACGTCTATGGTTGGTCTTCCTTCAGATCGTACTCTCGTTGAGGATGATGAATGCTTAAG GTGGATCTCAAAGTATGCTGAAGATCAAGATTTGTTCTTTGAAGATTTCAAGAACGCTTATATCAAACTTGTGAGTTCCGGTGCAAAATGGAAACACGATTTATAA